One segment of Ricinus communis isolate WT05 ecotype wild-type chromosome 8, ASM1957865v1, whole genome shotgun sequence DNA contains the following:
- the LOC8260430 gene encoding uncharacterized protein LOC8260430 isoform X1, giving the protein MKPNTPLDYAVFQLSPRHSRCELFVSSSGSTEKLASGLVKPFVAHLKVAEEQVAQAVHSIKLEVERHRNANPETWFTKGTLERFVRFVSTPEVLEMVNTFDAEMSQLEGARRIYSQGAGDQLSGALGGDGMGTVAGTDATKKELLRAIDVRLAAVTQDLTTACARASAAGFNPETVSELQLFSDCFGAHRLNEACTKYISLCERRPDLTNPWKPGVEDQLVRASWGSDMSIDDPSEEQSGSHNVRSQHLFQNKHQHQQAGHEQQQPDLTQNQYHLKHSKPSTFYPNSSLPAEQLIVHKETKEEEKTKEESTTEPSPIQPSQPARRLSVQDRINLFENKQKENSGGKPVAVAKPAELRRLSSDVFSAPALEKAVLRRWSGASDMSIDLGNEKKDNNSVESPLCTPSSSSVSQSKSSVFPSTSVDYKDQKGLNDTASSVKIEAKDVSGIKDQGELQKCGGGFMGKDNEVGLKVKVGSQDQLRSFTGRSEQSGVDHGAREEKFKGALGGDERSSVVKDQGGFEGKSRGYSDRGEAALVNNQAGLQAQVGNIAGSVGEVEPGHRVDDVKPKNQPPSQPRFRGSQIYTRSLSGQFEGGFSLRFKEAPSDETEADQSASQLQWVEDPEVPRIKVQKPPSAAPEQIMKLQGRRDESGSAYGSNKLVFPSKKVSENQESLGYVSAASVEQVQRARQSKGNQELNDELKMKANELEKLFAEHKQSGSTRRSKPTDLQVEQAISSQYRKPAAVEISTTQLLDNKAEFEPIMNASENMKFSTPPMKMVDHQDYSSSLRQNFSELSFSDDSRGKFYERYMQKRDAKLREEWGTKRAEKEAKLKAMQDSLEQSRSEMKAKFSGSADRSSSGARQLAEKLRTYHSRMSIKREQHLIDSLQSEEDEDPSEFMEQKYYRQDRSFSEASLMDGTSRSSQNKKLLLNRNLSSSTPRTTAAPVPRSSAKMSNTSSARRRMQSENPLAQSVPNFSDFRKENTKPSSGVSKTTNRTQVRTYARSKSTAEETPLAKEEKPRRSQSLRKSSAGPAEFKDLSLNSDDVLMPLKFDKEQTEQGLYERFSKNVEPKPFLRKGNGIGPGAGTSIAKVKASVASEPLKNEEEFEESPFEADDSVNGAKEEEEEEVMEEEELETTEVEDYANNGHGKPRLSQESDKMSESENDESLRSHSQIDPSSVPELPTSISSTFHAVGSLQDSPGGSPVSWNSRMHNPFSYPHEISDIDASVDSPIGSPASWNSHSLTQTEADAARMRKKWGSAQKPILVANSSQNQARKDVTKGFKRLLKFGRKSRGAESLVDWISATTSEGDDDTEDGRDPANRSSEDLRKSRMGFSHSHASDDCYNESELFNEQVQSIHSSIPAPPANFKLRDDHMSGSSIKAPRSFFSLSTFRSKGSESKLR; this is encoded by the exons ATGAAACCCAACACACCTCTTGATTATGCTGTGTTTCAACTGTCTCCAAGGCATTCTCG ATGTGAATTGTTTGTGTCGAGTAGTGGAAGTACAGAGAAACTTGCTTCAGGATTAGTAAAGCCATTTGTGGCTCATTTGAAGGTTGCAGAAGAGCAGGTTGCACAGGCAGTTCATTCAATTAAGCTTGAAGTTGAAAGGCATAGAAATGCAAATCCTGAGACGTGGTTCACAAAAGGAACCCTTGAGAG ATTTGTGCGGTTTGTCAGTACACCTGAGGTTTTAGAAATGGTCAATACATTTGATGCAGAGATGTCTCAATTGGAAGGAGCACGGAGAATTTACTCTCAG GGGGCTGGCGATCAGCTATCTGGTGCTTTAG GTGGGGATGGAATGGGAACAGTGGCAGGAACTGATGCAACAAA GAAGGAGCTTCTGCGGGCAATTGATGTGCGGCTTGCTGCAGTTACGCAGGATTTAACTACAGCCTGTGCTCGGGCATCAGCTGCTGGTTTTAATCCCGAGACCGTATCAGAGCTCCAACTCTTTTCAGATTGTTTTGGTGCACATCGGTTAAA TGAAGCCTGTACCAAATATATTTCACTATGCGAAAGAAGACCAGACCTGACCAATCCATGGAAGCCAGGTGTCGAGGATCAACTGGTCCGGGCTTCGTGGGGATCTGACATGTCAATTGATGACCCTTCAGAAGAACAAAGTGGGTCCCACAATGTTAGGTCCCAGcacttattccaaaataaacaCCAACACCAGCAAGCAGGCCATGAACAGCAACAGCCAGATTTAACACAAAATCAATACCACCTTAAACATTCGAAACCTTCTACCTTTTATCCCAATTCCTCACTCCCTGCAGAGCAGTTAATTGTCCATAAGGAGACCAAGGAAGAAGAGAAGACAAAAGAGGAATCTACGACTGAGCCATCACCTATTCAACCAAGTCAACCTGCAAGGAGACTCAGTGTGCAGGACAGGATCAACCTGTTTGAGAATAAGCAGAAGGAGAACTCAGGTGGCAAACCTGTAGCTGTAGCAAAACCTGCAGAGCTGAGGAGACTCTCTTCTGATGTGTTTTCTGCACCTGCACTTGAAAAGGCTGTATTGAGAAGATGGAGTGGAGCAAGTGATATGAGCATTGACTtgggaaatgaaaaaaaggaTAATAACAGTGTAGAAAGTCCTTTGTGTACACCCTCTTCATCTTCTGTATCCCAAAGCAAAAGTAGTGTGTTTCCTAGCACATCAGTAGATTATAAGGACCAAAAGGGGCTCAATGATACAGCAAGTTCTGTTAAGATTGAGGCTAAGGATGTTTCTGGGATCAAAGATCAGGGTGAGTTGCAGAAATGTGGTGGTGGATTCATGGGGAAGGACAATGAGGTGGGTTTGAAGGTTAAAGTGGGGTCTCAGGACCAGCTCAGGTCATTCACTGGTAGAAGTGAGCAGTCAGGGGTTGACCATGGGGCTAGAGAGGAGAAGTTTAAGGGTGCCTTGGGTGGGGATGAGAGGAGCAGCGTAGTGAAAGATCAAGGTGGTTTTGAGGGAAAGTCAAGAGGTTATTCGGATAGAGGAGAGGCGGCTTTAGTCAACAATCAGGCTGGCTTGCAGGCTCAGGTTGGAAATATTGCAGGAAGTGTGGGGGAGGTTGAACCTGGCCATAGAGTTGATGATGTTAAACCAAAGAATCAGCCACCAAGCCAACCAAGGTTTAGGGGTTCTCAGATATATACACGGTCTCTTTCAGGGCAGTTTGAAGGTGGTTTTTCACTGAGATTTAAGGAAGCGCCATCTGACGAGACTGAGGCTGATCAGTCAGCTTCTCAGTTACAGTGGGTGGAAGATCCTGAAGTTCCAAGAATAAAGGTCCAGAAGCCTCCTTCTGCTGCTCCAGAACAGATTATGAAGCTGCAAGGTAGAAGGGATGAGAGTGGCTCTGCTTATGGAAGTAACAAGTTGGTTTTTCCTAGCAAAAAGGTTTCTGAGAATCAAGAGAGCTTGGGCTATGTGTCAGCAGCATCAGTAGAGCAAGTTCAGAGGGCAAGGCAGTCTAAGGGGAATCAAGAGCTTAATGATGAGCTGAAAATGAAGGCAAACGAGCTTGAAAAGCTTTTTGCAGAGCACAAGCAATCTGGTTCTACAAGAAGAAGTAAACCTACTGACTTGCAGGTTGAACAGGCAATAAGTTCACAGTATAGAAAGCCAGCAGCAGTAGAGATATCTACCACACAGCTTTTGGATAATAAGGCTGAGTTTGAACCAATCATGAATGCCAGTGAAAATATGAAGTTTAGCACTCCACCCATGAAGATGGTAGATCATCAAGACTACAGCAGTTCTCTGAGACAGAATTTCTCTGAGCTCAGTTTTTCAGATGATTCTAGAGGAAAGTTTTATGAGAGGTACATGCAGAAAAGGGATGCAAAGTTGAGGGAAGAGTGGGGTACAAAAAGAGCGGAGAAGGAAGCGAAGTTGAAGGCCATGCAGGATAGCCTTGAGCAGAGTAGATCTGAAATGAAGGCCAAATTTTCTGGGTCTGCAGACAGATCTAGTTCTGGTGCTCGTCAACTTGCAGAGAAGCTCAGAACATACCATTCTCGTATGAGCATCAAGAGAGAGCAG CATCTGATAGATTCCCTTCAGAGTGAAGAGGATGAAGATCCTTCTGAATTTATGGAGCAGAAATATTATAGACAAGACAGATCTTTTAGTGAGGCATCTCTAATGGATGGCACTTCTAGAAGCTCACAAAACAAGAAGCTTTTGCTGAACAGAAATTTGTCTTCATCCACCCCTCGCACAACAGCAGCACCAGTTCCACGATCATCAGCTAAAATGTCCAACACCAGTTCTGCGAGAAGGAGAATGCAATCAGAGAATCCTCTTGCACAATCAGTTCCAAACTTCTCTGATTTCAGAAAAGAGAACACGAAGCCCTCTTCTGGAGTCAGCAAAACCACAAACCGGACTCAGGTGAGAACCTATGCCCGCAGCAAGAGTACAGCCGAAGAGACACCTCTTGCAAAGGAAGAAAAGCCCCGGCGTTCTCAGTCATTGAGGAAAAGCTCAGCTGGTCCTGCAGAATTTAAGGATTTGTCTCTGAACTCTGATGATGTTTTGATGCCATTGAAGTTTGACAAAGAGCAAACTGAGCAAGGCCTCTATGAAAGATTTTCAAAGAATGTGGAGCCAAAGCCATTCCTTCGGAAAGGTAATGGCATAGGTCCTGGTGCTGGAACTAGTATAGCCAAAGTGAAAGCTTCAGTGGCATCTGAACCTCTCAAAAACGAAGAAGAGTTTGAAGAATCACCTTTTGAGGCAGATGATTCAGTTAATGGGgcaaaagaagaggaagaagaagaggtgatggaggaggaggagcttgAAACGACAGAGGTTGAAGATTATGCTAACAATGGACATGGCAAACCAAGACTAAGCCAGGAATCAGACAAGATGTCTGAATCTGAGAATGATGAGTCTTTAAGATCTCATTCTCAAATTGATCCCTCTTCAGTTCCTGAACTGCCAACCTCCATTTCTTCAACATTCCATGCTGTAGGGTCCTTGCAGGACTCACCTGGGGGAAGCCCGGTGTCATGGAACTCCCGCATGCACAATCCATTTTCATACCCACATGAGATTTCAGATATTGATGCTTCTGTGGATTCTCCTATTGGGAGTCCTGCGTCTTGGAATTCTCACTCGCTCACCCAAACAGAGGCTGATGCAGCTCGAATGAGGAAGAAATGGGGAAGTGCTCAGAAACCTATTCTTGTTGCTAACTCCTCTCAGAATCAGGCCCGTAAGGATGTGACAAAAGGGTTCAAACGGTTGTTAAAGTTTGGAAGAAAAAGTCGTGGGGCTGAGAGTTTGGTTGACTGGATTTCTGCCACAACTTCTGAAGGAGATGATGATACAGAAGATGGGCGAGATCCTGCTAATCGATCATCAGAAGACTTGAGGAAGTCGAGGATGGGGTTTTCTCACAGTCATGCTTCTGATGATTGCTATAATGAAAGCGAGTTGTTCAATGAGCAGG TTCAATCTATTCATAGTTCCATACCAGCACCTCCAGCAAACTTCAAATTGAGGGATGATCATATGTCTGGAAGCTCTATTAAAg CACCGCGATCATTCTTCTCCCTTTCAACATTCCGAAGCAAGGGAAGTGAATCAAAGCTCAGATAA
- the LOC8260430 gene encoding uncharacterized protein LOC8260430 isoform X2, protein MVNTFDAEMSQLEGARRIYSQGAGDQLSGALGGDGMGTVAGTDATKKELLRAIDVRLAAVTQDLTTACARASAAGFNPETVSELQLFSDCFGAHRLNEACTKYISLCERRPDLTNPWKPGVEDQLVRASWGSDMSIDDPSEEQSGSHNVRSQHLFQNKHQHQQAGHEQQQPDLTQNQYHLKHSKPSTFYPNSSLPAEQLIVHKETKEEEKTKEESTTEPSPIQPSQPARRLSVQDRINLFENKQKENSGGKPVAVAKPAELRRLSSDVFSAPALEKAVLRRWSGASDMSIDLGNEKKDNNSVESPLCTPSSSSVSQSKSSVFPSTSVDYKDQKGLNDTASSVKIEAKDVSGIKDQGELQKCGGGFMGKDNEVGLKVKVGSQDQLRSFTGRSEQSGVDHGAREEKFKGALGGDERSSVVKDQGGFEGKSRGYSDRGEAALVNNQAGLQAQVGNIAGSVGEVEPGHRVDDVKPKNQPPSQPRFRGSQIYTRSLSGQFEGGFSLRFKEAPSDETEADQSASQLQWVEDPEVPRIKVQKPPSAAPEQIMKLQGRRDESGSAYGSNKLVFPSKKVSENQESLGYVSAASVEQVQRARQSKGNQELNDELKMKANELEKLFAEHKQSGSTRRSKPTDLQVEQAISSQYRKPAAVEISTTQLLDNKAEFEPIMNASENMKFSTPPMKMVDHQDYSSSLRQNFSELSFSDDSRGKFYERYMQKRDAKLREEWGTKRAEKEAKLKAMQDSLEQSRSEMKAKFSGSADRSSSGARQLAEKLRTYHSRMSIKREQHLIDSLQSEEDEDPSEFMEQKYYRQDRSFSEASLMDGTSRSSQNKKLLLNRNLSSSTPRTTAAPVPRSSAKMSNTSSARRRMQSENPLAQSVPNFSDFRKENTKPSSGVSKTTNRTQVRTYARSKSTAEETPLAKEEKPRRSQSLRKSSAGPAEFKDLSLNSDDVLMPLKFDKEQTEQGLYERFSKNVEPKPFLRKGNGIGPGAGTSIAKVKASVASEPLKNEEEFEESPFEADDSVNGAKEEEEEEVMEEEELETTEVEDYANNGHGKPRLSQESDKMSESENDESLRSHSQIDPSSVPELPTSISSTFHAVGSLQDSPGGSPVSWNSRMHNPFSYPHEISDIDASVDSPIGSPASWNSHSLTQTEADAARMRKKWGSAQKPILVANSSQNQARKDVTKGFKRLLKFGRKSRGAESLVDWISATTSEGDDDTEDGRDPANRSSEDLRKSRMGFSHSHASDDCYNESELFNEQVQSIHSSIPAPPANFKLRDDHMSGSSIKAPRSFFSLSTFRSKGSESKLR, encoded by the exons ATGGTCAATACATTTGATGCAGAGATGTCTCAATTGGAAGGAGCACGGAGAATTTACTCTCAG GGGGCTGGCGATCAGCTATCTGGTGCTTTAG GTGGGGATGGAATGGGAACAGTGGCAGGAACTGATGCAACAAA GAAGGAGCTTCTGCGGGCAATTGATGTGCGGCTTGCTGCAGTTACGCAGGATTTAACTACAGCCTGTGCTCGGGCATCAGCTGCTGGTTTTAATCCCGAGACCGTATCAGAGCTCCAACTCTTTTCAGATTGTTTTGGTGCACATCGGTTAAA TGAAGCCTGTACCAAATATATTTCACTATGCGAAAGAAGACCAGACCTGACCAATCCATGGAAGCCAGGTGTCGAGGATCAACTGGTCCGGGCTTCGTGGGGATCTGACATGTCAATTGATGACCCTTCAGAAGAACAAAGTGGGTCCCACAATGTTAGGTCCCAGcacttattccaaaataaacaCCAACACCAGCAAGCAGGCCATGAACAGCAACAGCCAGATTTAACACAAAATCAATACCACCTTAAACATTCGAAACCTTCTACCTTTTATCCCAATTCCTCACTCCCTGCAGAGCAGTTAATTGTCCATAAGGAGACCAAGGAAGAAGAGAAGACAAAAGAGGAATCTACGACTGAGCCATCACCTATTCAACCAAGTCAACCTGCAAGGAGACTCAGTGTGCAGGACAGGATCAACCTGTTTGAGAATAAGCAGAAGGAGAACTCAGGTGGCAAACCTGTAGCTGTAGCAAAACCTGCAGAGCTGAGGAGACTCTCTTCTGATGTGTTTTCTGCACCTGCACTTGAAAAGGCTGTATTGAGAAGATGGAGTGGAGCAAGTGATATGAGCATTGACTtgggaaatgaaaaaaaggaTAATAACAGTGTAGAAAGTCCTTTGTGTACACCCTCTTCATCTTCTGTATCCCAAAGCAAAAGTAGTGTGTTTCCTAGCACATCAGTAGATTATAAGGACCAAAAGGGGCTCAATGATACAGCAAGTTCTGTTAAGATTGAGGCTAAGGATGTTTCTGGGATCAAAGATCAGGGTGAGTTGCAGAAATGTGGTGGTGGATTCATGGGGAAGGACAATGAGGTGGGTTTGAAGGTTAAAGTGGGGTCTCAGGACCAGCTCAGGTCATTCACTGGTAGAAGTGAGCAGTCAGGGGTTGACCATGGGGCTAGAGAGGAGAAGTTTAAGGGTGCCTTGGGTGGGGATGAGAGGAGCAGCGTAGTGAAAGATCAAGGTGGTTTTGAGGGAAAGTCAAGAGGTTATTCGGATAGAGGAGAGGCGGCTTTAGTCAACAATCAGGCTGGCTTGCAGGCTCAGGTTGGAAATATTGCAGGAAGTGTGGGGGAGGTTGAACCTGGCCATAGAGTTGATGATGTTAAACCAAAGAATCAGCCACCAAGCCAACCAAGGTTTAGGGGTTCTCAGATATATACACGGTCTCTTTCAGGGCAGTTTGAAGGTGGTTTTTCACTGAGATTTAAGGAAGCGCCATCTGACGAGACTGAGGCTGATCAGTCAGCTTCTCAGTTACAGTGGGTGGAAGATCCTGAAGTTCCAAGAATAAAGGTCCAGAAGCCTCCTTCTGCTGCTCCAGAACAGATTATGAAGCTGCAAGGTAGAAGGGATGAGAGTGGCTCTGCTTATGGAAGTAACAAGTTGGTTTTTCCTAGCAAAAAGGTTTCTGAGAATCAAGAGAGCTTGGGCTATGTGTCAGCAGCATCAGTAGAGCAAGTTCAGAGGGCAAGGCAGTCTAAGGGGAATCAAGAGCTTAATGATGAGCTGAAAATGAAGGCAAACGAGCTTGAAAAGCTTTTTGCAGAGCACAAGCAATCTGGTTCTACAAGAAGAAGTAAACCTACTGACTTGCAGGTTGAACAGGCAATAAGTTCACAGTATAGAAAGCCAGCAGCAGTAGAGATATCTACCACACAGCTTTTGGATAATAAGGCTGAGTTTGAACCAATCATGAATGCCAGTGAAAATATGAAGTTTAGCACTCCACCCATGAAGATGGTAGATCATCAAGACTACAGCAGTTCTCTGAGACAGAATTTCTCTGAGCTCAGTTTTTCAGATGATTCTAGAGGAAAGTTTTATGAGAGGTACATGCAGAAAAGGGATGCAAAGTTGAGGGAAGAGTGGGGTACAAAAAGAGCGGAGAAGGAAGCGAAGTTGAAGGCCATGCAGGATAGCCTTGAGCAGAGTAGATCTGAAATGAAGGCCAAATTTTCTGGGTCTGCAGACAGATCTAGTTCTGGTGCTCGTCAACTTGCAGAGAAGCTCAGAACATACCATTCTCGTATGAGCATCAAGAGAGAGCAG CATCTGATAGATTCCCTTCAGAGTGAAGAGGATGAAGATCCTTCTGAATTTATGGAGCAGAAATATTATAGACAAGACAGATCTTTTAGTGAGGCATCTCTAATGGATGGCACTTCTAGAAGCTCACAAAACAAGAAGCTTTTGCTGAACAGAAATTTGTCTTCATCCACCCCTCGCACAACAGCAGCACCAGTTCCACGATCATCAGCTAAAATGTCCAACACCAGTTCTGCGAGAAGGAGAATGCAATCAGAGAATCCTCTTGCACAATCAGTTCCAAACTTCTCTGATTTCAGAAAAGAGAACACGAAGCCCTCTTCTGGAGTCAGCAAAACCACAAACCGGACTCAGGTGAGAACCTATGCCCGCAGCAAGAGTACAGCCGAAGAGACACCTCTTGCAAAGGAAGAAAAGCCCCGGCGTTCTCAGTCATTGAGGAAAAGCTCAGCTGGTCCTGCAGAATTTAAGGATTTGTCTCTGAACTCTGATGATGTTTTGATGCCATTGAAGTTTGACAAAGAGCAAACTGAGCAAGGCCTCTATGAAAGATTTTCAAAGAATGTGGAGCCAAAGCCATTCCTTCGGAAAGGTAATGGCATAGGTCCTGGTGCTGGAACTAGTATAGCCAAAGTGAAAGCTTCAGTGGCATCTGAACCTCTCAAAAACGAAGAAGAGTTTGAAGAATCACCTTTTGAGGCAGATGATTCAGTTAATGGGgcaaaagaagaggaagaagaagaggtgatggaggaggaggagcttgAAACGACAGAGGTTGAAGATTATGCTAACAATGGACATGGCAAACCAAGACTAAGCCAGGAATCAGACAAGATGTCTGAATCTGAGAATGATGAGTCTTTAAGATCTCATTCTCAAATTGATCCCTCTTCAGTTCCTGAACTGCCAACCTCCATTTCTTCAACATTCCATGCTGTAGGGTCCTTGCAGGACTCACCTGGGGGAAGCCCGGTGTCATGGAACTCCCGCATGCACAATCCATTTTCATACCCACATGAGATTTCAGATATTGATGCTTCTGTGGATTCTCCTATTGGGAGTCCTGCGTCTTGGAATTCTCACTCGCTCACCCAAACAGAGGCTGATGCAGCTCGAATGAGGAAGAAATGGGGAAGTGCTCAGAAACCTATTCTTGTTGCTAACTCCTCTCAGAATCAGGCCCGTAAGGATGTGACAAAAGGGTTCAAACGGTTGTTAAAGTTTGGAAGAAAAAGTCGTGGGGCTGAGAGTTTGGTTGACTGGATTTCTGCCACAACTTCTGAAGGAGATGATGATACAGAAGATGGGCGAGATCCTGCTAATCGATCATCAGAAGACTTGAGGAAGTCGAGGATGGGGTTTTCTCACAGTCATGCTTCTGATGATTGCTATAATGAAAGCGAGTTGTTCAATGAGCAGG TTCAATCTATTCATAGTTCCATACCAGCACCTCCAGCAAACTTCAAATTGAGGGATGATCATATGTCTGGAAGCTCTATTAAAg CACCGCGATCATTCTTCTCCCTTTCAACATTCCGAAGCAAGGGAAGTGAATCAAAGCTCAGATAA